A stretch of DNA from Halobacteriovorax sp. JY17:
AAGGAAACAACATCATATTCGCCGGGCCTTTAACTGTAAATGCCCGTTTAAGGTGGTTTTAATGTTCAATAAAATTAGTAATAGGCTTTTAATACTTTTAAGTGCAATAACTCTTAGTTTTTCGCCGTGCGCATTTGCTGAAGGTGAAGCAGGTATTTTACAAGAGTCAGTAGGGGATTTGACAACTGTTGCGGCCATAGGGCTCGGCGGTGCGGTCTTAGGTCTTTCAACTCTATCTTTCACTAAAGAGCCAAAGGATCACCTGAAAAATATTCTTGTGGGTGGCGCTATTGGTATCATTGCAGGTGTTGGAATCGTTGCATGGCAGCAGGCTACTAAGAGTAAAGGCGTAATAGAGTCTGGCTCAATCGAATCAGCTGAAGAATTCTCAACAGCGAGAAGAGTAGCTTGGCAAAAGTCAGAGATTGAAAAGACATTCTTATCTCAAACAAAGAGTATTCCTTCATTTAATTACAACTTCTCGTTTTAATTAATTTTTTCTTTCATTGCTGCTTTGCGAAGAGTTTTCATTTGCTCTTCGCTTTGCTAAAGTCTATCAGAACTAATGATGGAGTAGATTACTATGGAAAGATTCATTTCTTTTTTCGGCCTATTGTGCATGATTCTCGCAGCTTATTTAATGAGTACAAGTAAAAAGAAAGTCGCTTGGAGAACCGTCGTCTCAGGTATTGGCTTGCAGATCTTTCTTGGTCTGATCATTTTAAAAACTTCATTTGGAAAAGCATTCTTTGAATTTGCTCGAACATTTTTTACGGGAATTCTCGCTTACACAAACGAGGGATCAAAATTTATTTTTGGAAGTTTAACTGGGATAGATAAATTTGGTTTCATCTTCTTCGTTCAAGTTCTGCCTACAATTCTCTTTATGAGTGCACTTATGTCAGTGCTCTATCACTTAGGGTTTATGCAAGTGGTAATTCGTTTTATGGCAAAAGTCATGGTGAAGGTTATGGGGACATCTGGTGGTGAATCCCTTGCTGCTGCAGCTAACGTCTTTGCTGGGCAAACTGAGGCTCCACTTGTGATCAAGCCTTTTATTTCTCTGATGACGAAGTCGGAGTTAATGGCATTGATGACTGGTGGTATGGCCACTGTTGCTGGTGGTGTACTAGCGGCCTACGTTGGCTTTGGTATTGATGCCGCTCATCTTCTTGCCGCATCAGTTATGTCGGCTCCAGCGGCTTTAGTTTGTGCGAAGTTATTAGTGCCTGAAACAGAAGAGTCAAAGACTCTTGGAGATCTCAAGCTAGAAGTTGAAAGAGAGACAACGAATTTAGTAGACGCTGCCGCTAATGGAGCAAGTGAAGGTTTAAAGCTCGCTTTAAATGTAGGAGCAATGCTCTTGGCGTTTATCGCGCTCATTGCAATGTTCAATGGTCTACTTTCTTTTGTTGGTGGGTGGTTTAACTATCCTGAACTTTCAATGGAGTTAATCTCTGGATATTTATTTGCACCAGTCGCTTGGCTACTTGGAGTTCCTTGGGCCGATTGCCAAATTGTTGGAAGCTTATTAGGGAAGAAAATGATCTTAAACGAATTTGTTGCATACCTTGATCTGACAAAGGCCATGGCGGATGGATCAATTTCTCCAAGATCTATTGCTATATCAACTTACGCTCTCTGTGGTTTTGCTAACTTTAGTTCAATCGCTATTCAAGTT
This window harbors:
- a CDS encoding NupC/NupG family nucleoside CNT transporter, with protein sequence MERFISFFGLLCMILAAYLMSTSKKKVAWRTVVSGIGLQIFLGLIILKTSFGKAFFEFARTFFTGILAYTNEGSKFIFGSLTGIDKFGFIFFVQVLPTILFMSALMSVLYHLGFMQVVIRFMAKVMVKVMGTSGGESLAAAANVFAGQTEAPLVIKPFISLMTKSELMALMTGGMATVAGGVLAAYVGFGIDAAHLLAASVMSAPAALVCAKLLVPETEESKTLGDLKLEVERETTNLVDAAANGASEGLKLALNVGAMLLAFIALIAMFNGLLSFVGGWFNYPELSMELISGYLFAPVAWLLGVPWADCQIVGSLLGKKMILNEFVAYLDLTKAMADGSISPRSIAISTYALCGFANFSSIAIQVGGIGVLAPDRRKDLAQLGFKSMVGGTLACLMTAAVAGMFL